In the Sediminibacter sp. Hel_I_10 genome, one interval contains:
- a CDS encoding dicarboxylate/amino acid:cation symporter, with protein sequence MFETEVKSLKSLNHYLVKLVESRLWLKVIIALFLGVGFGLLLSPHNGWITKETADGLGNWLALPGVLFLKLVQMIMIPLIVASIITGIASNDKDSLKKLGGGVLLYFLGTTIVSVSLGVILSQLFRPGRFLHQQSLSEHNEIMTTSTEDTELSFGLENIPDAISNLLPENPLASMVNADMLSIVIFTIIIGVAVLSLNAALLRPVKILLSAIQEVCMTVVKWSMLLVPVAVFGLMAQLTSSVGLSSLSGLAYYVVVVLLGLLLLVFFYLGLVVLLGKTNPLHFLKKIRDVQLLAFSTTSSAAVMPLSLKTAEEELKVDKSISNFIIPIGATVNMDGTALYQTITTLFIAQAFGLEMSLLNIIVVIVTIVAASIGTPAIPGGGVVILASVLGSVGIPAEGIIIIIGVERLLGMFRTAVNVTGDLTACMVFNRYYGKTPILVSEKTDNKSISKQ encoded by the coding sequence ATGTTCGAAACAGAAGTAAAATCACTTAAGTCACTAAATCACTATCTGGTAAAACTGGTAGAAAGCCGCTTATGGCTTAAGGTTATTATTGCCTTGTTTTTAGGTGTTGGATTTGGGTTGTTGTTAAGTCCTCATAATGGTTGGATTACCAAAGAAACAGCTGATGGTTTAGGAAATTGGCTGGCATTGCCAGGCGTACTCTTTCTAAAGCTGGTTCAAATGATTATGATTCCATTGATTGTGGCTTCAATCATCACAGGAATCGCCAGTAATGACAAGGATAGTTTGAAAAAATTAGGTGGTGGCGTATTATTATATTTTCTGGGCACTACCATAGTTTCGGTAAGTCTCGGTGTTATACTATCACAACTTTTTAGACCTGGTCGTTTTTTGCATCAACAATCGCTATCCGAACATAACGAAATAATGACCACCTCTACGGAGGATACCGAACTTTCTTTTGGGCTTGAAAATATTCCAGATGCCATTTCAAACCTGCTTCCCGAAAACCCTTTGGCGTCTATGGTAAATGCCGATATGTTAAGTATCGTGATTTTTACAATTATTATTGGTGTGGCTGTGCTCTCACTTAATGCAGCATTATTGCGCCCAGTAAAGATACTCTTAAGTGCCATTCAAGAAGTCTGTATGACGGTAGTGAAATGGTCTATGTTGTTAGTACCTGTTGCTGTTTTTGGGCTTATGGCACAGCTTACCTCTAGTGTTGGCTTGAGCTCTCTGTCAGGTCTAGCCTACTATGTTGTGGTGGTGTTACTCGGTCTATTGTTACTGGTGTTTTTCTATTTAGGACTGGTTGTCCTTCTTGGAAAAACAAACCCATTGCATTTCCTAAAAAAAATAAGGGATGTTCAACTATTGGCCTTTTCAACCACGAGCTCTGCGGCTGTAATGCCCTTGTCACTAAAAACAGCGGAAGAAGAACTGAAAGTGGATAAGAGCATTAGCAATTTTATTATACCTATTGGCGCAACCGTCAATATGGATGGAACGGCGCTCTATCAAACTATAACGACTCTTTTTATAGCCCAAGCCTTTGGACTGGAAATGAGCTTACTCAATATTATAGTGGTCATCGTAACCATAGTAGCTGCTTCCATTGGCACACCAGCCATTCCTGGAGGCGGTGTGGTTATACTCGCTTCTGTTTTGGGAAGTGTCGGCATACCCGCTGAAGGCATCATTATTATTATTGGTGTAGAGAGACTCTTGGGGATGTTTAGGACTGCGGTAAATGTAACTGGTGATTTGACTGCCTGTATGGTTTTCAATAGATACTATGGTAAAACCCCAATCTTGGTTAGTGAGAAAACGGATAATAAATCAATTTCAAAACAATGA